A stretch of Fusarium fujikuroi IMI 58289 draft genome, chromosome FFUJ_chr10 DNA encodes these proteins:
- a CDS encoding related to multidrug resistance protein, which produces MAQPSIPSSPVQRFPSHPSTKPAVPSRGCSPRALAQGVDLPPNNNPSPDLHDTTASLSVADESLQARIERLGRERPPIFTTRWSEIIFVFSISMSQFLTEYFVSGFTVILPTLIRELDIPQAASVWPATAFSLVIASTLLVFGRLGDMWGGYPVFIWGLAWLLIWSMIAGFSINPLMLDLCRALQGLGAAAFLPTGVMLMGSLYRPGPRKNLVFAVYGTSAVFGFFGGILMAGIVGQFTRWGFYFWNGAILTAITLLTSILSIPRPHLEGQPPNKVAMDYPGAITIVSGLTLVVFSILQSAHAPSGWRTPYIPLCFGLGVLSLLAAVYIEVRVATHPLLPASIFTTPCMSPLLLALFLLYGTWGIFSVYGTLYFQNIMSASPLQVVAWYVPLGVAGLIFSIIEGFILHLVPGRVLLIISGLGAVGSQILIALIPPGGSYWAWVFPAVIFSTIGIDLSTILSTVFVTTSFPTAQQGLAGSVINSVLQLGVAFMLALTDIIESATVNEAGLAKSYKNTFWFGVGAAAASLLILAIWGKIPKASSDLTADERAELPEEAISEQRRNEGSNGSTLGDT; this is translated from the coding sequence ATGGCACAACCATCAATACCTTCATCACCAGTTCAGCGTTTTCCCAGCCATCCCTCGACAAAGCCAGCTGTCCCATCGAGAGGATGCAGCCCCAGGGCTCTAGCTCAAGGTGTTGATCTTCCACCAAACAACAACCCGTCGCCGGATCTCCATGACACTACCGCATCATTATCCGTAGCCGATGAGTCCCTCCAAGCACGCATCGAACGTCTCGGCCGCGAACGACCTCCGATCTTTACGACCCGTTGGAGTGAGATaatcttcgtcttcagcATCTCCATGTCTCAATTCCTGACGGAATACTTCGTCTCGGGATTCACCGTCATCCTCCCAACTCTGATCAGAGAGCTCGACATCCCACAGGCAGCCAGCGTGTGGCCAGCGACCGCTTTCTCCCTCGTAATCGCCAGCACCTTGCTCGTCTTCGGCCGTCTGGGCGACATGTGGGGAGGATACCCCGTCTTCATATGGGGTCTTGCCTGGCTTCTTATCTGGAGTATGATAGCCGGGTTCAGCATCAATCCGCTGATGCTTGACTTGTGCCGGGCTCTGCAAGGGCTAGGAGCTGCCGCTTTCTTGCCTACTGGAGTCATGCTTATGGGCTCCTTGTATCGTCCTGGCCCACGAAAGAATCTCGTCTTTGCAGTATATGGCACTTCAGCGGTATTTGGCTTTTTCGGTGGCATTCTCATGGCTGGCATTGTAGGTCAATTCACCCGCTGGGGGTTTTACTTCTGGAACGGTGCTATCCTGACAGCAATCACGCTATTGACTTCGATCTTGTCCATTCCACGGCCTCATTTAGAGGGTCAGCCGCCAAACAAAGTCGCAATGGACTACCCTGGCGCCATCACGATCGTCTCTGGCCTCACCCTAGTCGTGTTCTCCATCTTGCAATCAGCACATGCCCCTTCGGGTTGGAGGACGCCATATATTCCACTATGTTTCGGACTTGGTGTCTTGTCACTCCTTGCTGCAGTTTACATCGAAGTACGCGTCGCTACTCATCCTCTCCTACCAGCTTCTATCTTCACTACTCCTTGCATGAGCCCTCTCCTTTTGGCCCTCTTTCTGCTCTACGGCACCTGGGGCATCTTCTCTGTATATGGCACACTCTACTTCCAGAATATCATGTCCGCCAGTCCATTGCAGGTGGTAGCATGGTATGTGCCTCTCGGGGTTGCAGgcctcatcttcagcatcataGAGGGCTTTATCTTGCATTTAGTTCCAGGACGTGTGTTGTTGATTATTTCAGGTCTGGGCGCAGTAGGATCACAGATTCTCATAGCTCTGATTCCACCAGGGGGAAGCTACTGGGCTTGGGTGTTTCCCGCagtcatcttcagcaccatAGGAATCGATCTGTCCACAATCTTATCGACAGTTTTCGTGACGACGAGCTTTCCTACAGCACAGCAGGGACTGGCTGGTAGTGTCATTAATTCTGTGCTGCAGCTGGGTGTAGCCTTTATGCTTGCTTTGACAGACATCATCGAATCAGCAACAGTAAATGAGGCAGGATTGGCGAAGAGCTATAAGAACACATTTTGGTTTGGAGTAGGCGCTGCAGCTGCGAGCCTGTTAATTCTGGCAATATGGGGTAAGATACCCAAGGCCAGTAGTGATTTGACCGCGGATGAGAGGGCCGAACTCCCGGAAGAGGCAATTTCGGAACAGCGAAGGAACGAGGGCAGCAATGGCAGTACTCTTGGAGATACGTGA
- a CDS encoding probable sulfide:quinone oxidoreductase, mitochondrial precursor — translation MLSSRVTLAVRSAALGQSRRGLATAAAVTSASRSHKVVVIGGGSAGLAISHQLLRSGRFASEDIAVVDPAQWHHYQPGWTLVGAGLKTKEELKMSMPELIDPKLKFYNVSVDALTPEDNSITLGTGDKVNYEHLVVAPGIKINYDSIKGLPEALAERNGPVSSIYGYDYCDKVFPNIQRLQKGNAIFTQPAGVIKCAGAPQKSMWLALDHWKQTGLYDPKNPSGSPIKITFATGLPVMFGVPKYSAELEKLRQERGVEGLFQHDLVAIEGNNAVFANGQDKVTKPFDFLHVVPKMGPHAFVKKSALANEAGYVDVNDNTLRHNKFGNVWSAGDASSLPTSKTAAAVTSEAPVLVSNLLRAIDGQEPEPAYDGYTSCPLLTEYGKVMLAEFKYGGVPKETFGDILGIDQAVPRRSFYHLKKDFFPWVYKNYMVKGTWGGPKGWIK, via the coding sequence ATGCTTTCAAGTCGTGTGACATTAGCAGTACGATCTGCGGCCCTTGGCCAGTCTCGAAGGGGTCTCGCTACCGCTGCGGCCGTGACGTCTGCTAGCCGAAGTCACAAGGTCGTCGTTATTGGAGGAGGCTCTGCTGGTCTCGCGATcagccatcaacttctccgAAGCGGCCGATTCGCCAGTGAGGACATCGCTGTTGTCGATCCTGCTCAGTGGCACCATTACCAGCCTGGATGGACACTCGTCGGTGCTGgactcaagaccaaggaggaaTTGAAGATGTCCATGCCTGAACTCATTGaccccaagctcaagttctACAACGTCAGCGTTGATGCTCTCACTCCCGAGGACAACAGCATCACTCTTGGAACTGGCGACAAGGTCAACTATGAGCACCTCGTTGTTGCGCCTGGAATCAAGATCAACTACGACAGCATCAAGGGCCTCCCCGAAGCTCTCGCCGAGCGCAACGGTCCTGTCTCTTCCATTTACGGCTACGACTACTGCGACAAGGTCTTCCCCAACATTCAGCGCCTCCAGAAGGGTAACGCCATCTTTACTCAACCCGCCGGCGTCATCAAGTGCGCCGGTGCTCCCCAGAAGTCCATGTGGCTTGCCCTCGACCACTGGAAGCAGACTGGCCTCTATGACCCCAAGAACCCCTCCGGCTCTCCTATCAAGATCACCTTCGCCACCGGCCTCCCCGTCATGTTCGGTGTTCCCAAGTACAGCGCCGAGCTAGAGAAGCTGCGACAAGagcgtggtgttgagggccTTTTCCAGCACGATCTTGTTGCGATTGAGGGCAACAACGCTGTCTTTGCCAACGGCCAGGACAAGGTCACTAAGCCGTTTGACTTCCTGCACGTCGTTCCCAAGATGGGACCTCATGCATTCGTCAAGAAGAGCGCTCTCGCAAACGAGGCTGGCTACGTTGACGTCAACGACAATACCCTCCGCCACAACAAGTTCGGCAACGTCTGGTCTGCAGGAGATGCTTCAAGCCTTCCTACCTCCAagaccgccgccgccgtaACCTCCGAGGCGCCCGTTCTCGTCAGCAACCTCCTCCGCGCCATCGATGGTCAAGAACCCGAGCCTGCCTATGATGGCTACACCTCATGCCCTCTCCTCACAGAATACGGTAAGGTGATGCTGGCCGAGTTTAAGTACGGTGGCGTTCCCAAGGAGACTTTCGGAGATATTCTCGGGATCGACCAAGCCGTTCCCCGCCGCTCGTTCTACCACCTGAAGAAGGACTTCTTCCCCTGGGTTTACAAGAACTACATGGTAAAGGGAACGTGGGGAGGACCTAAGGGCTGGATTAAATAG
- a CDS encoding related to nonribosomal peptide synthetase MxcG has protein sequence MADANYFTCTLGEAARLKRKDDKAKTWTTVVELIDDQAEKNSDAPALGFATFTHLKSTQVFRHLLTFRHLSDASKHAAKILSTHLPKEPESLKIGILSSSNTEFVLTWLGLMRLGYTVLLLAPQLAPPAVQHLCETLDIRHVFVDDIYEYRARGLSSDIEIIRIPSYREDSPADNNLEQTPGVSETAYICHTSGTSSGLPKQIPQTQFGVMGALYSFPGKNKPATFSTTPLYHGGFPDCLRAWTSGASIWFFPEGQAPITGANIIRAIEFARAHSPIPVKYFSSVPYVLQMLSEEYGGIEILQTMELVGVGGAALPPAIGDKLVEEGVNLLSRMGSAECGFLMSSHRDYDKDKDWQFLRAIDDPKLIEFENRENGLSELVVKPGWPFLIKTNREDGSYATSDLFEQHPSIPTAWRYHSRADAQITLANGKKFDPSPIEGSILASSKLLQDVLIFGSGRDYAGALLFPSSSDISADEVIDSVWPHIDKLNADSQTHTRINKTMLVVVPVKEGQKPLEKSSKGTILRRQAEEKYSGEIEGAYSNTSSSKKVPQEGLQKAVQDCFEKVLGRQVEPDQDLYRQGVDSISCIQIRKLLEQACLSSESEDNRLPLNVIYDQGTVNSLVDYLETANSGGNEPDVDPDESELSLMQALADKYSNFDPASHDSSDMVGSGASSSSSGAKTQAQQNREALEEKKRLAQMAMKIAQDPNDRPTRVVLTGATGFLGAHILHLLRDDPKVNRIYCLLRADGPFAAQKRVSEGLFQRFLPPLEPRQGKVVCLPCDLTQRDLGLSEEQLREISTSATKIIHSAWAVNFSLRLNSFEDQISSTKNLINLAVEADAQFVFVSSIAAVSDSTARPIPEKLSQDPKEASPLGYSRSKWAAEQICDAANKKHDSPLASIVRVGQLCSNETGVWNSTEAYPLLLSTSKITGCLPDLANEVLNWLPVEQAAQAVVEVASTSSNDSRTPVYHVLNPHTTPIWKDMLDWLAASNEGPEFEIVSSSEWLERLEKALSDDSANHPSQALLGLWKQSYSKDMDNSSTREDQEGSLFDLAQTQKVSASIRDVKPLTRERLIKTWKWVNENIKG, from the exons ATGGCGGATGCGAATTATTTTACTTGTACGCTTGGTGAAGCTGCAAGATTGAAGCGAAAGGACGACAAGGCCAAAACATGGACGACAGTAGTGGAGTTGATAGATGAtcaggctgagaagaatTCTGATGCACCGGCTTTGGGTTTCGCTACATTTACGCATTTGAAGTCAACCCAAG TGTTCCGTCATCTCCTGACATTTCGACATCTCTCAGACGCATCAAAACATGCCGCCAAGATACTTTCGACTCATCTACCGAAGGAACCCGAGTCCTTGAAAATAGGCATTCTATCATCTAGTAACACCGAATTTGTTTTGACATGGCTTGGTTTGATGCGCCTGGGTTATACTGTTTTGCTTCTTGC GCCTCAATTGGCGCCGCCAGCGGTTCAACATCTTTGCGAGACTCTAGACATAAGACATGTTTTCGTTGACGACATTTACGAGTACAGAGCTCGCGGGCTCTCCAGCGACATCGAGATCATCAGAATACCTTCATATAGGGAGGATTCACCAGCAGATAATAATTTGGAACAAACCCCCGGTGTTTCTGAAACCGCATACATATGTCACACTTCGGGAACCTCATCAGGGCTACCCAAACAAATTCCCCAAACGCAGTTCGGGGTTATGGGGGCGCTGTACAGCTTCCCTGGGAAGAACAAACCAGCAACCTTTTCCACAACTCCCCTCTACCACGGAGGATTTCCAGATTGTCTAAGAGCTTGGACCAGCGGTGCTTCGATATGGTTCTTCCCTGAGGGACAGGCTCCCATCACAGGCGCCAATATCATCAGAGCTATCGAGTTTGCACGCGCGCACAGTCCAATACCCGTCAAGTACTTCTCGTCAGTTCCATATGTGCTTCAGATGCTGTCTGAAGAGTATGGAGGCATCGAAATTCTTCAGACAATGGAACTCGTTGGTGTCGGCGGCGCTGCTCTCCCACCAGCCATAGGCGATAAGCTCGTGGAAGAAGGCGTGAATCTCCTCTCGCGCATGGGAAGTGCAGAATGCGGATTTCTGATGTCTTCGCATAGGGATTAcgacaaagacaaggacTGGCAATTCCTCCGGGCCATTGATGATCCAAAGCTTATTGAGTTCGAAAATCGCGAGAATGGACTCTCGGAACTTGTTGTGAAGCCCGGTTGGcctttcttgatcaagacgaATCGTGAAGATGGATCATACGCGACTTCTGACCTTTTTGAACAACATCCATCGATCCCAACTGCGTGGCGGTATCACAGTAGAGCTGATGCACAGATCACTCTTGCGAATGGAAAGAAGTTTGATCCTTCGCCTATCGAGGGGAGCATactggcttcttcaaaacTGTTGCAGGATGTTCTCATCTTTGGAAGTGGAAGAGACTACGCTGGGGCACTTTTGTTTCCTTCTTCGAGCGACATCAGTGCGGACGAAGTGATCGATTCAGTCTGGCCACATATCGATAAGTTGAACGCGGATAGTCAAACCCATACTCGAATTAACAAGACAATGCTGGTAGTTGTCCCCGTCAAGGAGGGGCAGAAGCCGCTGGAGAAGAGCAGCAAGGGGACTATCCTTCGTCGGCAAGCTGAAGAGAAGTACTCAGGTGAGATTGAAGGGGCTTACAGCAACACATCATCTTCGAAGAAGGTTCCTCAAGAGGGGCTTCAAAAGGCAGTTCAAGATTGCTTCGAGAAGGTCCTCGGCCGGCAAGTCGAACCAGATCAAGACTTGTATCGTCAGGGCGTCGACTCGATCTCCTGCATACAAATCCGAAAGTTGCTCGAACAGGCTTGTCTATCATCTGAATCTGAGGATAACCGGCTTCCTCTGAATGTCATCTACGATCAAGGCACCGTCAATTCACTTGTTGACTATTTGGAAACAGCGAATTCAGGCGGCAACGAACCGGATGTCGACCCCGATGAGTCGGAACTCAGCCTCATGCAAGCTCTTGCTGATAAGTACAGCAATTTTGATCCAGCCTCACATGATAGCAGCGATATGGTAGGATCAGGAGCATCTTCTTCGAGCAGTGGTGCCAAAACTCAAGCACAACAAAATCGCGAAGCATTagaggaaaagaaacggCTGGCCCAGATGGCTATGAAGATCGCCCAAGACCCCAATGATCGCCCCACGCGCGTGGTCCTCACCGGCGCGACTGGGTTCCTTGGGGCGCATATCCTTCACCTTCTCCGGGATGATCCAAAGGTTAACAGGATCTACTGTCTGCTCCGAGCTGACGGTCCATTCGCGGCCCAGAAACGAGTCTCTGAAGGCCTCTTCCAGCGATTTCTGCCACCTCTAGAACCACGCCAGGGTAAAGTCGTCTGTCTTCCGTGCGATTTAACACAAAGAGACCTTGGACTCTCCGAAGAGCAGCTTCGGGAGATTTCGACGAGTGCTACGAAGATCATTCACTCAGCTTGGGCGGTCAACTTTAGTCTTCGACTCAACTCTTTCGAGGATCAAATCTCGAGTACTAAGAATTTGATCAACCTCGCTGTGGAGGCTGATGCACAGTTCGTTTTTGTCAGCTCCATTGCAGCGGTGAGCGACTCTACTGCTCGACCGATTCCTGAGAAGCTCTCCCAGGATCCTAAAGAGGCTTCACCACTTGGCTACTCACGCTCCAAGTGGGCAGCAGAGCAGATTTGTGATGCAGCGAACAAGAAACACGACTCTCCTCTGGCCTCCATTGTTAGGGTTGGCCAGCTTTGCAGCAATGAAACTGGAGTCTGGAATTCCACTGAGGCATATCCGTTActgctctcaacatcaaagaTCACAGGATGTCTGCCTGATCTTGCAAACGAAGTGCTCAATTGGCTTCCAGTCGAGCAAGCTGCCCAAGCTGTTGTCGAGGTTGCATCCACGAGCTCCAATGACTCGAGGACACCTGTTTACCACGTCTTGAATCCACATACCACGCCAATCTGGAAAGACATGCTTGACTGGTTAGCCGCCAGTAACGAGGGTCCCGAGTTCGAGATCGTCTCATCGTCGGAGTGGCTTGAGCGATTGGAGAAGGCGTTGAGCGACGACAGTGCCAATCATCCGTCACAAGCTCTCCTAGGTCTATGGAAGCAGTCATATTCCAAGGATATGGATAATAGCAGTACAAGGGAGGATCAGGAGGGTTCCTTATTTGATCTTGCTCAAACACAGAAGGTCTCTGCTTCAATACGGGACGTTAAGCCACTGACTCGCGAGAGACTGATCAAGACTTGGAAGTGGGTGAACGAGAACATTAAGGGCTGA
- a CDS encoding related to fungal transcriptional regulatory protein — protein sequence MGARPGSCHNCRRGRLKCDRSIPQCLKCTSRGQSCLGYGVLLRWEKGLASRGKLVGVTSNSMSKIQNGDATATLQAPRARFLSSRLPSFTSSESNSPRSLTDPLMQDLDCRSRRYLDYFANVVCKDFVLYDIPKHNSFRQLIPMAHQQPMLLQAIIASSALHMSNASQQPSGIFTMMASTQNSTNLVGSLSVGHTMSYPEAFHDALRAKEQALCLLNSALGSMASADVDAILAAVLLLIGFELIDSGRGSWVFHINGARMITEKLMESGSGKRTAFSPLRRWLVSNCLVYDLLGSSFANCYLLQGGELSMTTMSLLQDAEGNHCSSFPAALLPLIRAGAQILNSNNFYMFPDTSINLGLRDTLRLLDAAKSFDPAAWATSLQPRSPADDLLHRTMVACAHRTAVCVYLSRIILALWPNAVLSDDLQVLAAEIITHLSHLHPGDALFTATAWPAFVAGLETRDLASRSWVERRFQELWKVEPWGFTREALGALRTMWDERKKGFLLTTSDDEFYGGEEDWNWIKRLKSLGADWLIA from the exons ATGGGTGCACGGCCAGGATCATGCCACAATTGTAGGCGCGGCCGCTTGAAATGTGACCGCTCCATTCCGCAGTGCCTGAAATGCACCAGTAGAGGTCAAAGCTGTCTTGGCTATGGCGTTCTGTTGCGATGGGAGAAAGGCCTGGCAAGTCGTGGAAAATTGGTTGGTGTTACATCCAACAGCATGAGCAAGATCCAGAATGGAGATGCGACCGCCACTCTACAGGCACCACGGGCTCgtttcttgtcttcaagACTGCCCTCATTCACAAGTTCAGAATCAAATTCTCCTCGTTCGCTCACGGACCCGCTTATGCAAGATCTAGATTGTCGATCGAGGAGATACCTGGATTATT TTGCAAATGTTGTCTGCAAGGACTTCGTTCTCTATGACATCCCAAAACACAATTCATTCCGCCAGCTGATTCCAATGGCGCACCAGCAGCCCATGTTACTGCAAGCCATCATTGCCAGTTCGGCTTTGCATATGTCGAAtgcttctcaacagccatcAGGCATCTTCACAATGATGGCTTCGACTCAGAACAGCACAAACTTAGTGGGCTCTCTATCGGTTGGCCATACAATGTCATACCCGGAGGCTTTCCACGATGCACTCAGGGCAAAGGAGCAGGCACTTTGTCTGCTGAACTCCGCTCTCGGAAGCATGGCTTCGGCGGATGTCGATGCGATTCTGGCGGCGGTGCTTCTCCTCATTGGATTCGAGCTCATTGACTCTGGACGAGGCAGCTGGGTGTTTCACATCAACGGTGCGAGAATGATCACAGAGAAACTGATGGAATCTGGCTCGGGGAAAAGGACCGCTTTCAGCCCTCTTCGCAGGTGGTTAGTGTCAAATTGCTTGGT GtatgatcttcttgggtcATCATTCGCGAATTGTTATCTATTGCAAGGTGGGGAGCTGTCGATGACTACCATGTCGCTGCTTCAGGATGCAGAAGGGAACCATTGCTCATCATTCCCGGCGGCTCTCCTCCCTTTGATACGAGCAGGGGCCCAAATATTGAATAGCAACAACTTTTACATGTTTCCTGATACCTCCATCAACCTGGGACTACGCGATACGCTTCGGCTCTTGGACGCTGCCAAGTCTTTTGACCCAGCTGCCTGGGCCACCAGTTTACAGCCACGCTCGCCCGCTGACGATCTCCTCCACCGCACCATGGTTGCATGCGCACACAGAACAGCTGTGTGTGTCTATCTCTCACGCATTATCCTTGCTCTGTGGCCCAATGCGGTATTGTCGGATGATCTACAGGTTCTAGCAGCCGAAATTATCACCCACCTTTCACACTTACATCCTGGAGATGCATTATTCACGGCAACAGCGTGGCCTGCCTTCGTTGCTGGCCTAGAAACGCGTGACCTCGCAAGTCGTAGCTGGGTAGAAAGGAGATTCCAAGAGCTCTGGAAAGTAGAGCCTTGGGGGTTCACCAGAGAAGCTCTCGGAGCATTGCGGACAATGTGGGATGAGAGGAAAAAAGGATTTCTCTTGACAACCAGTGATGACGAATTCTACGGAGGGGAAGAGGACTGGAATTGGATTAAAAGGCTGAAGAGCTTGGGCGCCGATTGGTTGATTGCATGA